One Symphalangus syndactylus isolate Jambi chromosome 10, NHGRI_mSymSyn1-v2.1_pri, whole genome shotgun sequence genomic region harbors:
- the LOC129491188 gene encoding eukaryotic translation initiation factor 4E-like — MATVEPETTPTPNPLTTEEEKTESNQEVANPEHYIKHPLQNRWALWFFKNDKSKTWQANQRLISKFVTVEDFWALYSHIQLSSNLMPGCDYSLFKDGIEPMWEDEKNKRGGRWLITLNKQQRRSDLDRFWLETLLCLIGESFDDYSDDVCGTVVNVRVKGDKIAIWTTECENREAVTHIGRVYKERLGLPPKIVIGYQSHADTATKSGSTTKNRFVV; from the coding sequence ATGGCGACTGTCGAACCGGAAACCACCCCTACTCCTAATCCTCTGActacagaagaggagaaaacCGAATCTAATCAGGAGGTTGCTAACCCAGAACACTATATTAAACATCCCCTACAGAACAGATGGGCactctggttttttaaaaatgataaaagcaaAACTTGGCAAGCAAACCAGCGGCTGATCTCTAAGTTTGTTACTGTTGAAGACTTTTGGGCTCTGTATAGCCATATCCAGTTGTCTAGTAATTTAATGCCTGGCTGTGACTACTCACTTTTTAAGGATGGTATTGAGCCTATGTGGgaagatgagaaaaacaaacGGGGAGGACGATGGCTAATTACATTGAACAAACAGCAGAGACGAAGTGACCTCGATCGCTTTTGGCTAGAGACACTTTTGTGCCTTATTGGAGAATCTTTTGATGACTACAGTGATGATGTTTGTGGCACTGTTGTTAATGTTAGAGTTAAAGGTGATAAGATAGCAATATGGACTACTGAATGTGAAAACAGAGAAGCTGTTACACATATAGGGAGGGTATACAAGGAAAGGTTAGGACTTCCTCCAAAGATAGTGATTGGTTATCAGTCCCACGCAGACACAGCTACTAAGAGCGGCTCCACCACTAAAAATAGGTTTGTTGTTTAA